The sequence below is a genomic window from Terriglobia bacterium.
GGATGCCGGTCTTCAATTAGCCATGACAGCGAAGGCTCGGCTAGCGCGGGCTCATGCTGCGACCAGCCGCCCAACCTTTTTCCGCTTCTTTCTCGATGCCTGCCACAGATCGTATTGTGCCTGCATCCCGGACCACAAATCGGGACTGGTGCCAAGTGCATCGGACAGTCGCAAAGCCATGTCAGCCGATATTCCCGCGCTGCCGTTCAGGATGCGCGACAACGCAACCCGGGTGACACCCAGGTGCCTGGCCGCATTGGTCACCGACACGCCTTGCAGATAGTCCCGCAATACACTTCCCGGATGGGGTGGGTTGTACATCCTCATGTCCGCCTCAGTGATAATCCTTGTAGTCCACCAGCACTGCGTCCTCACCTTCGAAGGCAAATGTAAGACGCCAGTTTCCGCTCACTTCCACGGCCCAGTGGTTCTCTAAATCTCCCCGTAAACGATGCAGCCTCCAGCCCGGAGCGTTCATATCTTGCGGAGCCCTGGCGCTGTCCAGAGCAAAGAGCTGCTTACGAAGGCGTTCCGCGTGCTTCGCCTGAATCCTGGCTTTCGAGCCGTTCTTGAAGTACTGCTCGACACCTTTGTGCCGGAAGCTCTTGATCACTCCGTATAGTGTAAAGTATCACTATACAAAATGTCAAGGCCCGTTTTCCCGGAGCGGCACACGCCTAAGTTTTATCCGTGTCGCCTGGCGTCCCCTCGAGCCGGAACTCTGCTACGATTTGCTGCGGTCTGTTGCGCATCATATCGAGGCCCGCCGCGGATGCAAGCGGAATTCCGGCGTGCCCGAGTAACCGGAGTAACCGGATTGGCGCATCCAACCACGGGGGAGGATCTATGGCCACCAAACCTATGCCCAATGAAGAGCTGGTGCAGGTGTTTGGCTCCAACGAAGAATCGGAAGCGATGGTAGTGAGCGGATTGCTCGAGACCGCCGGCATCGACTGCATGGTGACCGCCATCGCTGCTCCCCAGGACGTGCTGCCCGGCGTCGGCGGCACAGTGGTCAAGGTTGCCGCGGAAGAGGCCGACGAGGCGCGCCGCATCATCGAGGAGTACCGGGCCAGCGCGGCGGGCGAGCTCAATTCGGAGAATGAAGAGGAAGAACCGGCCTGACGCCCTCGCCATCCAGGTAAAAACCAACCGCGCCCAGCGTGTCCGTACGGAAGGTGACGATGTGCCGCTCGGCCAACAGCTCCAGCACCTCCGGCCGCGGATGATGGAAAGCATTTCTGTA
It includes:
- a CDS encoding DUF2007 domain-containing protein; translated protein: MATKPMPNEELVQVFGSNEESEAMVVSGLLETAGIDCMVTAIAAPQDVLPGVGGTVVKVAAEEADEARRIIEEYRASAAGELNSENEEEEPA
- a CDS encoding HigA family addiction module antidote protein, giving the protein MRMYNPPHPGSVLRDYLQGVSVTNAARHLGVTRVALSRILNGSAGISADMALRLSDALGTSPDLWSGMQAQYDLWQASRKKRKKVGRLVAA
- a CDS encoding type II toxin-antitoxin system RelE/ParE family toxin, whose protein sequence is MIKSFRHKGVEQYFKNGSKARIQAKHAERLRKQLFALDSARAPQDMNAPGWRLHRLRGDLENHWAVEVSGNWRLTFAFEGEDAVLVDYKDYH